AGCTATAACATCTGTTCCTGAGAGAAATAATGTTTCTTTTATGGCTCTCAGCAGTTTCGGGAAAGTCTACCATTTGAAGATAACTAACGATAACAAAAATGTCGAAATTATCAAAGTATTCGATTTGCAGAAGGTTCCTCAAGGAAGCAATTTTGAAGGATTTGCTTTGCAGGAAATTGATAGTAAATTATTAGCTGTGTGGGCGCATCGAGGTGATGGTAAAGAATCGGCAATAATATATTGGGGGGTGCTTGATTTGGCTGGATATCAAATTGCACAAATTGGTTTTACTAATCTAATAGTACCGTGGCCTACGGATAATGTTCGCCATATTTCTGATTTGAAAATAGACCCAGCGGGAATACTTTTTATTTCTTCAGCAAGCGATCCCGGAAATGATGGGCCATTCGACTCGGCTGTTTACGTTGCAGGTGCGTTTGGGGTAAGCGGGAATGCGATCGCATTTCGTCAAAATCCCCAACTCGTTCCTTTGTATCGCTATAACTATCATAAAGTGGAAGCGATCGAACTTCTACCGGGTGCAGAAGGTGGTGTTATAGTCGGTACAGATGATGAAAATATGGGTGCGTCTATATATATTTCCGGTAGCAATGACTAAGGCTATAGGAGTGTTAGCAATATGGATGTGGATGAACTTCTGAGTAGATACGCAGCAGGCGAACGTGATTTTCACGATACGGAACTTACTCAAGCGGATTTAAGTAAAGTTAATTTGAGTGGCATAAAACTGATAAACGCTAAGTTGGGAAGTGCTTATTTGATGGGTATTAATTTGAGTAATGCTAACCTACGAGATGCAGACTTAAGCGGTGCTTACTTGAATGATGCTAATCTGAGTAATGTTAATCTCAGCGATGCAGATTTACGGATTGTTAATCTTAATGATGCCAACTTGATTGACGCGGACTTAAGTTGTGCTAATCTTCATAGTGGCAATCTCAATTGTGCTAATTTGAGGGGAGCTAAATTAAAAAACGCCAACTTGAGTCATGTTGACTTGATTGGTGCTAATGTAAGTAATGCTAACTTGATTGGTGCCGATTTGAGCGGTGCGAATTTGATTGGCGCTGACTTCAGTAATGCAAATGTGAAAAATGCTATTTTTAAAGATTGTTTAGGGATTAGCCAAGATATGAAGCATGAATTGCAAGGACGAGGGGCGATTTTTTGAAAGTGCTTTTCGGCTTTCCACATAATCACTCAATATTTACTTCTCTAGCTAACTGATCGTACAATCTTTTAACCTGCATTATACATTCTTCTAAATCTGTTTTTATTTCATTTTCATTAAATCGTA
The sequence above is drawn from the Aerosakkonema funiforme FACHB-1375 genome and encodes:
- a CDS encoding pentapeptide repeat-containing protein, which produces MDVDELLSRYAAGERDFHDTELTQADLSKVNLSGIKLINAKLGSAYLMGINLSNANLRDADLSGAYLNDANLSNVNLSDADLRIVNLNDANLIDADLSCANLHSGNLNCANLRGAKLKNANLSHVDLIGANVSNANLIGADLSGANLIGADFSNANVKNAIFKDCLGISQDMKHELQGRGAIF